The Paenibacillus macerans genome includes a window with the following:
- the serA gene encoding phosphoglycerate dehydrogenase: MFKVLVSDPISDMGIQQLMDADDIAVEKKTGLSEDELVQIIAEYDGLLVRSQTKVTEKIMAAASRLKVIGRAGVGVDNIDLEAATKRGIIVINAPDGNTITTCEHAFAMMMALARHIPQAYAKTISGQWDRKFLGVELRNKTLGVLGMGRIGSEVAKRAKAFGMEILGYDPFLTEDRAEKLGVKLATVDDIVRNADFITVHTPLTPETKHMIARPQFEVMKKGMRIINCARGGIVDEQALVEAIDQGIVAGAAFDVFEKEPPEADHPFLHHPKIIVTPHLGASTVEAQENVAIDVSEQVLHILRSEPFKNAVNMPPVAPSVMNKLQPYFELGEKIGVFLSQLNNQAVKEIHVDYAGDLAEVDTQPLTRYIIKGVLSRHFGSDVNIVNSMHLAKVRDINVVVSQASATKGFTNLISATLKTQDGAERRIAGTLLNGYGARIVQIDKFPVDVAPEGHLIFISHNDKPGIIGNVGTLLGKNDVNIASMQVGRKLVGGEAIMVLTVDKAVTKEVLDDLTKLPELNKALQIIFE, from the coding sequence ATGTTTAAAGTTTTAGTATCGGATCCGATCAGCGATATGGGGATTCAGCAGCTGATGGATGCAGACGACATCGCGGTCGAGAAGAAAACGGGACTCAGCGAGGACGAGCTTGTACAAATCATCGCCGAGTATGACGGTTTGCTGGTGCGCAGCCAAACGAAGGTCACCGAAAAAATCATGGCCGCCGCTTCCCGCTTGAAGGTGATCGGCCGCGCAGGAGTCGGGGTCGACAACATCGACCTGGAAGCCGCCACGAAACGCGGCATCATCGTGATTAACGCGCCGGACGGCAACACGATCACGACCTGCGAACACGCCTTCGCCATGATGATGGCGCTCGCCCGCCATATCCCGCAGGCCTACGCCAAAACGATCTCGGGCCAGTGGGACCGCAAGTTCCTCGGCGTCGAGCTGCGCAACAAAACGCTGGGCGTGCTCGGCATGGGCCGGATCGGCAGCGAGGTGGCCAAACGCGCCAAGGCGTTCGGGATGGAGATTTTAGGCTACGATCCGTTCCTGACGGAAGATCGCGCCGAGAAGCTTGGGGTCAAGCTGGCCACGGTCGACGACATCGTTAGAAACGCCGACTTTATTACGGTCCACACGCCGCTGACGCCGGAAACCAAGCATATGATCGCCCGTCCGCAATTTGAAGTGATGAAAAAAGGCATGCGGATCATCAACTGCGCCCGCGGCGGCATCGTCGACGAGCAGGCGCTGGTTGAAGCGATCGATCAAGGGATCGTGGCCGGCGCCGCCTTTGACGTCTTCGAAAAAGAACCGCCGGAAGCGGATCATCCTTTCCTGCACCATCCGAAAATCATCGTCACGCCTCACCTTGGCGCTTCCACGGTGGAGGCTCAAGAAAACGTTGCGATCGACGTGTCGGAGCAGGTGCTGCATATTCTGCGCAGCGAGCCGTTTAAAAACGCCGTCAACATGCCGCCTGTCGCACCTAGCGTTATGAACAAGCTGCAGCCTTATTTCGAGCTTGGCGAAAAAATCGGCGTGTTCCTGTCCCAGCTTAACAATCAGGCGGTCAAAGAAATTCACGTCGATTACGCCGGCGACCTGGCCGAGGTGGATACGCAGCCGCTTACGCGCTACATCATCAAGGGCGTATTGTCCCGCCATTTCGGCAGCGACGTAAATATCGTCAACTCCATGCATCTGGCGAAAGTCCGCGACATTAACGTTGTCGTGTCCCAGGCTTCGGCGACGAAAGGCTTCACCAACCTGATCAGCGCCACCCTGAAAACGCAGGACGGCGCGGAACGCCGGATCGCCGGCACGCTGCTTAACGGTTACGGAGCCCGCATCGTGCAAATCGACAAGTTCCCGGTCGACGTTGCTCCGGAAGGGCATCTGATCTTCATTTCGCACAATGACAAACCGGGGATTATCGGCAACGTCGGCACCCTGCTCGGCAAAAACGACGTCAATATCGCCTCCATGCAGGTCGGCCGCAAGCTGGTCGGCGGGGAAGCGATCATGGTATTGACGGTGGACAAGGCCGTGACGAAAGAAGTGCTTGACGATCTGACGAAGCTGCCCGAACTGAATAAGGCGCTGCAAATTATTTTTGAATAA
- the prsW gene encoding glutamic-type intramembrane protease PrsW: MLFFSIATAAVAPGLALLTYFYLKDKYDTEPLHMVVKVFLLGFLIVLPVMIIQRGLTLWLGDNPWVSSFGISAGVEEAFKWFVLYHMIYNHTEFDEPYDGILYAAAISLGFATVENVIYAFASHATLGSLLVRALLPVSGHAMFGVMMGYYLGRAKFSEGAVSRKFLIFSLLLPVIYHGVYDWILNNTTQYWLWYIVPLMVLLWYGGLGKMTRANSRSPFRLTTGAKGQD; this comes from the coding sequence TTGCTCTTTTTCTCTATTGCCACTGCAGCGGTAGCTCCCGGCCTTGCCCTGCTTACTTATTTTTATCTTAAGGACAAGTATGACACGGAACCGCTGCATATGGTCGTCAAAGTATTTTTGCTTGGCTTTTTGATCGTATTGCCGGTCATGATCATTCAGCGCGGTTTGACGCTGTGGCTTGGCGACAATCCATGGGTTTCCTCGTTCGGGATTTCGGCCGGCGTCGAGGAAGCCTTCAAGTGGTTTGTCCTGTATCACATGATCTACAATCATACGGAATTTGACGAACCCTATGACGGTATTTTGTATGCGGCGGCGATTTCGCTTGGCTTTGCCACGGTCGAAAACGTCATTTACGCCTTTGCCAGCCATGCCACGCTCGGATCTTTGCTGGTGCGGGCGCTGCTCCCGGTTTCCGGGCATGCCATGTTCGGCGTCATGATGGGGTACTATTTGGGGCGGGCCAAGTTTTCGGAAGGTGCGGTAAGCCGGAAGTTTTTGATTTTTTCCTTGTTGCTGCCGGTTATTTACCATGGGGTGTACGACTGGATTCTTAATAATACGACCCAATATTGGCTTTGGTACATCGTTCCTCTAATGGTCTTATTGTGGTACGGCGGATTGGGCAAGATGACCCGGGCGAACAGCCGCTCGCCGTTTCGCTTGACGACGGGGGCCAAAGGGCAAGATTAA
- the resB gene encoding cytochrome c biogenesis protein ResB — protein sequence MAFIENTKCECGHQNRVGTVLCESCGKPLQDDGAPGELLEMRYDGVARRSQRANPNFIDRIWNFFSSVKVAVYLIIITLIGASLGTIFEQESNFINFNPSTFYKNKYGTIGEIYYRLGLSHTYESWWFILLLVMIGASLVICSLDRVLPLYKALSKQKIRKHPEFLTRQKIVYQGQIGEDGKAWVQRAVQPLRKKHYRVHTDGDALLAEKQRFSRWGPYVIHIGLIVFLLAVLFRGLPGLHMDKHYWFPEGEITRIPDTNLYLKNEKFTVEYYNEDEMSEDFKKTGKIVPKLYETQAVLYECTADCDDPSKQPQLKEVERHAIRVNDPLSYKGLKAYQFDFDLTPKLRSVQPVLVDKGTGEQYGKFKLEMKNPQREFKLGPYTLELQNKYMEFSLNEQGQPVSLSGEPNAPAFLFLVKGPDLPKEGAQYIYFPKQVDKERFQQDAINEKLGGLQNKLTLDVLGMEDVDFISASSYLNIRVDRAMPFVWLGLAIVMLGLVLGFYWQHRRIWLRVDGGKLTLGGHTTKNWFGMRREVSAFLKAMGIDVDEKSLENGGKRP from the coding sequence ATGGCGTTCATCGAAAATACAAAATGCGAATGCGGCCACCAGAACCGGGTCGGCACCGTACTATGCGAATCTTGCGGAAAACCGCTGCAGGATGACGGAGCTCCCGGAGAGTTGCTGGAAATGCGCTACGACGGCGTGGCCAGAAGATCGCAGCGGGCCAACCCGAACTTTATCGACCGGATATGGAATTTTTTCTCCTCGGTGAAAGTCGCGGTTTATCTGATCATCATCACCCTGATCGGCGCCAGCCTCGGCACGATATTCGAGCAGGAAAGCAATTTTATCAATTTCAATCCTTCCACCTTTTACAAAAATAAGTACGGAACGATCGGCGAGATTTACTACAGGCTGGGCTTATCGCACACGTACGAATCGTGGTGGTTCATTCTGCTGCTGGTGATGATCGGGGCCTCCCTCGTCATTTGCAGCCTGGACCGGGTGCTGCCGCTTTACAAAGCGCTTTCAAAACAGAAGATCCGCAAACATCCGGAGTTTTTGACCCGGCAAAAAATCGTCTACCAGGGCCAAATCGGCGAGGACGGCAAGGCCTGGGTCCAGCGGGCGGTCCAGCCGCTCCGCAAAAAACATTACCGCGTCCATACGGACGGGGATGCGCTGCTCGCCGAAAAACAGCGGTTCAGCCGCTGGGGGCCGTATGTCATCCACATCGGGCTGATTGTTTTTTTGCTGGCCGTATTGTTCCGCGGGCTTCCGGGACTGCACATGGACAAACATTACTGGTTCCCGGAGGGGGAAATCACCCGGATTCCCGATACGAACCTTTATTTGAAGAACGAAAAATTCACGGTGGAATATTACAACGAGGACGAAATGTCGGAGGACTTCAAAAAGACCGGCAAGATCGTCCCGAAGCTGTACGAAACGCAGGCCGTGCTGTACGAATGCACCGCCGATTGCGACGATCCCTCGAAGCAGCCGCAGCTCAAGGAAGTGGAGCGGCATGCGATCCGGGTCAACGACCCGCTAAGCTATAAAGGCCTGAAGGCGTATCAGTTCGACTTCGATCTGACGCCGAAGCTGCGCTCCGTGCAGCCGGTGCTGGTGGACAAGGGGACGGGGGAGCAGTACGGGAAATTCAAGCTGGAGATGAAGAATCCGCAGCGCGAATTTAAGCTGGGGCCTTACACGCTGGAGCTTCAGAACAAATACATGGAATTTTCCTTGAATGAACAAGGGCAGCCGGTCTCCTTGTCCGGGGAGCCGAACGCGCCGGCCTTTTTATTTTTGGTCAAAGGTCCGGATTTGCCCAAAGAAGGCGCGCAATACATTTACTTCCCGAAACAGGTCGACAAGGAACGCTTCCAGCAGGATGCGATCAACGAGAAGCTGGGCGGTTTGCAGAACAAGCTTACGCTTGATGTCCTCGGGATGGAGGATGTCGATTTCATCAGCGCCTCCAGTTACCTGAACATCCGCGTCGACCGGGCGATGCCCTTTGTCTGGCTGGGGCTGGCGATCGTCATGCTCGGGCTCGTTCTGGGATTCTACTGGCAGCATCGCCGGATTTGGCTGCGCGTGGACGGCGGCAAGCTGACGCTGGGCGGCCATACGACGAAAAACTGGTTTGGCATGCGCCGCGAAGTGTCCGCGTTCCTGAAAGCGATGGGCATCGATGTGGATGAGAAGTCATTGGAAAACGGGGGGAAACGTCCATGA
- a CDS encoding genetic competence negative regulator, whose translation MKIERLGQDKIRIFLTFDDLSERGIQKEDMWQEIPKVHDLFTEMMDQAYNEVGFDATGPLAVEVFALPAQGMVVIVTRGKYDHHHHGIGSPYEDELPEEVYEMEVTLEQSDTILYSFDDFENLIEAAHVLQPMLQNAGRLYKYNGKWVLQLEPDELDEGKHPALIAVLAEFGEATSVTTAMLEEYGNLVMADNAIEVICSHFKRQD comes from the coding sequence ATGAAGATAGAAAGACTTGGCCAGGATAAAATACGGATTTTCCTCACGTTCGACGACTTGAGCGAACGCGGCATTCAGAAAGAGGACATGTGGCAGGAAATTCCAAAAGTCCACGACCTGTTCACCGAAATGATGGATCAGGCTTATAACGAAGTGGGCTTTGACGCCACGGGCCCTCTCGCCGTGGAAGTGTTCGCCCTCCCCGCTCAAGGGATGGTTGTCATCGTAACGCGCGGTAAATACGATCATCATCATCACGGGATCGGATCGCCATATGAGGATGAACTGCCGGAAGAAGTTTATGAAATGGAAGTAACGCTGGAACAAAGCGACACGATTCTGTATTCGTTTGACGATTTCGAAAACTTGATCGAAGCAGCTCACGTTTTGCAGCCTATGCTCCAAAATGCTGGCAGACTGTATAAATATAATGGGAAATGGGTTCTTCAACTGGAGCCTGACGAGTTGGATGAAGGCAAACATCCGGCTTTAATCGCGGTATTGGCCGAGTTTGGCGAAGCGACGTCGGTCACCACGGCGATGCTTGAAGAATACGGAAATCTGGTCATGGCCGACAACGCGATCGAGGTTATTTGCAGCCATTTCAAACGTCAGGATTAA
- the ccsB gene encoding c-type cytochrome biogenesis protein CcsB produces the protein MIFLEISRAAFMIAFFLYCAAFIFYIVAVTGKTWRNRDPKRHEQKWGRISFAASSLGLVSHLVYCGTRWAYSGHVPVSNMYEFMTFLSMMIMIAFTVVFLIYRKILLGVFALPLAIIIMAYAAVFPQEVQPLIPSLRSIWLYIHVTLAATGESFFAVGFIAGLMYLLRVIDFRGTDKSARRQKRWIEFTFFSIMIVVGFLVSVFAFRAAGYEAVFIQNETKIDSQVQGDSTIGKEVYQLPPIVAPYHSEPEQIKPFLGMAQPLFEAPSWMNGANAGRKLNTIIWAILTGAVLYVLIRALLRKPLAQALTPAVRAIDPDDLDEISYRAIAIGFPIFTLGALVFAMIWAQQAWGRFWGWDPKEVWALITWLFYSAYLHLRLSRGFQGRRASWLAVLGFLVVMFTLVGVNLVIAGLHSYAGTD, from the coding sequence ATGATATTTTTGGAAATCAGCCGGGCAGCTTTTATGATCGCATTTTTCCTGTATTGCGCTGCCTTTATTTTTTATATCGTTGCCGTGACCGGGAAAACGTGGAGAAACCGCGACCCGAAGCGGCATGAGCAAAAATGGGGCCGCATCTCGTTTGCGGCCTCCTCGTTGGGCCTCGTCTCGCATTTAGTCTATTGCGGAACGCGCTGGGCCTACAGCGGGCATGTGCCGGTCAGCAATATGTACGAGTTCATGACGTTTTTGTCGATGATGATTATGATCGCCTTTACGGTCGTCTTTTTGATCTACCGCAAAATTTTGCTCGGCGTGTTCGCGCTTCCGCTGGCGATTATCATTATGGCCTATGCCGCCGTGTTTCCGCAGGAGGTTCAGCCGCTGATTCCTTCGCTGCGCTCCATTTGGCTGTATATCCATGTCACGCTGGCGGCTACGGGAGAATCTTTTTTTGCCGTCGGCTTTATCGCCGGATTAATGTATTTGCTGCGGGTCATCGACTTTAGAGGAACCGATAAATCCGCGCGCCGGCAAAAACGGTGGATTGAATTTACGTTTTTTTCGATTATGATAGTAGTGGGCTTTCTTGTTTCCGTATTCGCTTTCCGGGCTGCCGGATATGAAGCGGTGTTCATACAAAATGAGACAAAGATTGACAGCCAAGTACAAGGGGATAGTACAATAGGAAAAGAAGTTTATCAACTTCCGCCGATCGTAGCACCGTATCATAGCGAACCTGAGCAAATCAAACCGTTTTTGGGAATGGCGCAGCCTTTGTTCGAGGCCCCTTCCTGGATGAACGGCGCCAATGCCGGACGCAAGCTGAATACGATCATCTGGGCAATATTAACGGGAGCGGTGCTTTATGTACTGATTCGTGCGCTCCTTCGCAAACCGCTGGCTCAGGCGCTGACTCCGGCGGTGCGGGCCATCGATCCGGACGACCTGGATGAAATCAGCTATCGGGCGATCGCGATCGGGTTTCCGATCTTTACCCTGGGCGCGCTTGTGTTTGCGATGATCTGGGCGCAGCAGGCCTGGGGAAGATTTTGGGGTTGGGATCCGAAGGAAGTATGGGCCCTGATTACATGGCTGTTCTACAGCGCGTATCTGCACCTTCGTTTATCGAGGGGCTTTCAAGGCCGCCGGGCTTCCTGGCTAGCGGTTTTGGGTTTCCTCGTGGTCATGTTCACATTGGTAGGGGTTAACCTGGTTATCGCCGGCCTGCATTCTTATGCGGGCACCGATTAA
- a CDS encoding ATP-binding protein, with product MNFWRTLVGKLWITITCLVACVLMLMGLFLLPYIDTNFTNSGAVKRLFVIVAMIGFSLTTFFALFLFTKITQPMQKLIQATDSVRKGKYDTRLSLRTSDEIGELAIAFNHMAEELENTIRSLRHEKEHLSSVLRSMNDAVITLDREGAVILTNPPGDQILSMWGDLDEEDARFEIGGEDAGGRLAPQPLLQMFRRVLDREGDQRMNVHVMKGVWSVHMAPLSSDGEIRGAVAVLRDVTEEVRLEKMRRDFVANVSHEIRTPLSMMQGYSEALLDGMAASPEESAELARVIHEESLRMGRLVHDLLDLARMEAGHIDMDKRPVDFRGLAERVYRKFMVRAKEHGIDLKLELGEGPLCLEADEDRMEQVLTNLLDNAFRHTPEGGTIGISEAIRNGEPGKELHISIKDSGVGIPSDDLPFIFERFYKADKARVRGENGGTGLGLSIVKNIIDAHHGSIRAESGVGKGTVFHIALPVETGQ from the coding sequence GTGAATTTCTGGAGAACGCTGGTCGGCAAGCTTTGGATCACGATAACCTGCCTCGTTGCTTGCGTGTTGATGTTGATGGGGTTGTTTCTGCTGCCTTACATCGATACGAATTTCACCAATTCCGGAGCCGTGAAGAGACTGTTTGTCATCGTCGCGATGATCGGGTTCTCGCTTACGACGTTTTTTGCGTTGTTTCTGTTCACAAAAATCACGCAGCCGATGCAGAAGCTGATTCAGGCTACCGATTCGGTGCGCAAAGGCAAATACGATACCCGTCTTTCGCTGAGAACGAGCGACGAAATCGGTGAATTGGCGATTGCGTTCAACCATATGGCGGAAGAGTTGGAAAATACGATCCGCAGCCTCAGGCACGAGAAGGAGCATTTGTCCAGCGTGCTGCGCAGCATGAATGACGCGGTCATTACGCTGGACCGGGAAGGCGCCGTCATCTTGACGAACCCGCCGGGGGATCAAATCCTCAGCATGTGGGGAGATTTGGATGAAGAAGACGCCCGCTTCGAAATAGGCGGAGAAGACGCCGGGGGAAGGTTGGCGCCGCAGCCGCTGCTGCAGATGTTTCGCCGGGTGCTGGACCGGGAAGGCGACCAGCGGATGAACGTGCATGTCATGAAAGGCGTGTGGTCGGTCCATATGGCCCCCTTGTCGTCGGACGGGGAAATCCGCGGCGCGGTCGCCGTCCTGCGCGACGTTACCGAAGAGGTGCGCCTGGAGAAGATGCGCCGGGATTTTGTGGCCAACGTCTCGCACGAAATCCGCACGCCGCTGTCGATGATGCAGGGGTACAGCGAAGCTTTGCTGGACGGGATGGCGGCTTCTCCCGAGGAAAGCGCGGAACTGGCGCGGGTGATCCATGAGGAATCGCTGAGAATGGGCCGGCTTGTCCATGATCTGCTCGACCTTGCCCGGATGGAAGCGGGGCATATCGATATGGACAAGCGGCCGGTCGATTTTCGCGGGCTTGCCGAGCGGGTGTACCGCAAGTTCATGGTCCGGGCCAAAGAGCATGGCATCGATCTGAAGCTTGAGTTGGGCGAAGGCCCGCTTTGCCTGGAAGCGGACGAAGACCGGATGGAGCAGGTGCTCACCAATCTGCTGGACAACGCTTTCCGGCATACGCCGGAAGGGGGGACGATCGGCATTTCGGAGGCCATCCGGAACGGCGAGCCCGGCAAAGAGCTGCACATTTCGATTAAGGACAGCGGGGTGGGGATTCCAAGCGACGATCTGCCGTTTATTTTCGAGCGTTTTTACAAGGCGGACAAAGCCCGGGTGCGCGGAGAGAACGGGGGAACGGGACTGGGCCTCTCCATCGTGAAGAACATCATCGACGCCCATCACGGTTCGATTCGCGCCGAAAGCGGCGTCGGCAAAGGCACCGTTTTTCACATCGCGCTCCCTGTCGAAACGGGACAATAA
- a CDS encoding response regulator transcription factor, with protein sequence MSDETNRILVVDDEERIRRLLKMYLEKEGYDIDEAEDGETALKKATVNDYGLIVLDVMLPGIDGVEVCSRLRQIKSTPVLMLTAKGEEINRVQGFEVGADDYVVKPFSPREVIYRVKAIMRRASATAYLSKESGTSNNIVFPHLVIEHDAHRVTASGQEVSLTPKEYELLHYLAVSPDKVFSREELLKDVWNYEFFGDLRTVDTHVKRLREKLNKVSPEAAAMITTVWGVGYKLEVAK encoded by the coding sequence ATGTCAGATGAAACGAACCGCATTTTGGTAGTCGACGATGAGGAAAGAATCCGCCGGCTGCTTAAAATGTATTTGGAAAAAGAAGGCTACGACATCGATGAGGCCGAGGATGGCGAAACGGCTTTGAAAAAAGCGACGGTCAACGACTACGGGTTGATCGTGCTTGATGTTATGCTGCCGGGAATCGACGGGGTCGAAGTTTGCAGCCGCCTGAGACAGATCAAATCGACGCCGGTGCTGATGCTGACGGCCAAGGGCGAGGAAATCAACCGGGTTCAGGGATTTGAGGTGGGCGCCGACGATTACGTCGTCAAGCCGTTTAGCCCCAGAGAGGTGATTTACCGGGTGAAAGCGATCATGCGCCGGGCCTCGGCGACAGCCTATTTGTCCAAAGAAAGCGGGACTAGCAACAATATCGTGTTTCCTCATCTCGTCATCGAGCATGACGCTCACCGGGTTACGGCAAGCGGCCAGGAGGTCAGCCTGACGCCTAAAGAATATGAGCTTCTGCATTATTTGGCGGTTTCCCCGGATAAAGTGTTTTCCCGGGAGGAACTGCTGAAGGACGTCTGGAACTATGAATTTTTCGGCGACCTGCGGACGGTCGACACCCACGTAAAGCGGCTGCGGGAGAAGCTCAACAAGGTTTCGCCGGAAGCCGCCGCGATGATCACTACCGTATGGGGCGTGGGCTACAAGCTGGAGGTCGCGAAGTAA
- a CDS encoding polysaccharide deacetylase family protein, producing the protein MTRLLYKKILLALAACVLLGSCGQPDSRVRQPDSSAPGEENAASAAASAPESQETAGSPDGNEVRTIPETPQDENSASGPGVAAEAAKPEQPKLLYHINKAYNVVPNEEETDKKVVLLTFDDGPKEREMIEGLIDTLDKHGAKAIFFVNGYRVKAHPELLQLIHDRGQTIGNHSWDHIDLKKESKAKMRQQIEDVQTIVKETIGEAPRFFRPPFGSGNEVTHGIADDNGLIYMTWSNGSLDWDSKNKNKPDAVIQNVLDQLHAGSNILMHELPWTVEALDELLTKLEDKGYGFVDPDSIGPAPAADQTAGQTDAGRQKAK; encoded by the coding sequence ATGACCCGTTTGCTTTACAAAAAAATCCTGCTCGCCTTGGCGGCTTGCGTTTTGCTCGGCTCTTGCGGCCAGCCCGATTCCCGCGTTAGGCAGCCCGATTCAAGCGCGCCCGGCGAAGAAAATGCGGCGAGTGCCGCCGCTTCCGCGCCGGAGTCTCAAGAAACCGCCGGCTCCCCTGACGGAAACGAAGTCCGGACAATCCCGGAGACGCCGCAGGATGAAAATTCCGCGTCCGGACCGGGAGTAGCCGCCGAAGCGGCGAAGCCTGAGCAGCCGAAGCTGCTGTACCACATCAACAAAGCGTACAACGTCGTGCCCAACGAGGAAGAAACCGACAAAAAAGTGGTTCTATTGACGTTTGACGACGGGCCGAAAGAACGGGAAATGATCGAGGGATTGATCGATACGCTGGATAAGCACGGCGCCAAGGCGATCTTTTTCGTCAACGGCTACCGGGTCAAAGCGCATCCCGAGCTCCTGCAGCTTATTCACGACCGTGGGCAGACCATCGGCAATCACAGCTGGGACCACATCGATCTCAAAAAAGAGAGCAAAGCAAAAATGCGCCAACAAATCGAGGATGTGCAAACCATTGTCAAAGAGACGATCGGCGAAGCCCCGAGATTTTTCCGTCCTCCGTTCGGTTCCGGGAACGAGGTTACGCACGGGATCGCCGACGACAATGGCTTGATCTACATGACATGGTCCAACGGGTCTCTGGATTGGGACAGCAAAAACAAAAACAAGCCCGACGCCGTCATTCAAAATGTGCTGGATCAACTGCACGCCGGAAGCAACATTTTGATGCATGAACTCCCCTGGACCGTGGAGGCGTTGGACGAGCTGCTGACGAAACTGGAAGATAAAGGCTACGGCTTTGTTGACCCCGACAGCATCGGGCCCGCTCCGGCGGCGGATCAGACAGCGGGGCAAACGGACGCCGGCCGGCAGAAAGCGAAGTAA
- a CDS encoding CPBP family intramembrane glutamic endopeptidase — MKKFKFGKVKIQKVDPGQLDDRLLLINLYLTQGLTLFIGLIIIFFQKRNPLSLLAWPEHAAFLYWSLGLAAVMFGADFLLSRFISEESMDDGGINAKLFRGRPVWHIAVISAMVAVCEELLFRGAIQHGIGVYWTSILFAAIHVRYLRHWIPTGWVFASSYGLGFIYMQTGTLWAPIVCHFLIDFVSGLVIKFRRES, encoded by the coding sequence ATGAAAAAATTCAAATTCGGCAAGGTGAAGATCCAGAAAGTCGATCCCGGGCAGCTGGACGATCGTTTGCTTTTGATCAATTTATATTTGACGCAAGGGCTTACTTTATTTATCGGCTTAATCATCATTTTTTTTCAAAAAAGAAATCCGCTGTCTTTGCTGGCCTGGCCGGAGCATGCCGCATTCCTCTATTGGAGCCTGGGGCTTGCCGCGGTGATGTTCGGCGCCGATTTTCTGCTCTCCCGGTTTATTTCGGAGGAAAGCATGGATGACGGGGGGATCAACGCCAAGTTGTTCCGGGGCCGCCCGGTCTGGCATATTGCCGTTATTTCGGCGATGGTCGCCGTCTGTGAAGAACTGCTGTTTCGCGGAGCGATCCAGCATGGCATCGGCGTCTATTGGACGAGCATTTTGTTCGCCGCCATCCACGTCCGCTACCTGCGGCACTGGATTCCGACCGGATGGGTATTTGCCAGCAGCTACGGGTTAGGATTTATATACATGCAAACCGGAACGCTATGGGCGCCGATTGTATGCCATTTTCTGATCGATTTCGTATCGGGATTAGTGATCAAATTTCGGAGGGAGTCATGA